One window of the Triticum dicoccoides isolate Atlit2015 ecotype Zavitan chromosome 3B, WEW_v2.0, whole genome shotgun sequence genome contains the following:
- the LOC119277088 gene encoding uncharacterized protein LOC119277088 — protein sequence MGRLRACRHHLRRLLETRPPPASPTPARLPHLPTRVSPFSSAVAVAATAPHDARDSGLGSSAYWAWIRAAAEAAPAPTPPQEEEEEGLSRYIPVKAYFLSTSIDLKSLQAEHGSDVVPPSTRSLNYIALRYSEFPPEIMSIGVKDNRFCYRYVVVFQYGSAVLFNIADHEAEHYLEMIRNHASGWLPEMRKDDYAVVEKRSLTTWMKGGLDYIVLKYLDTDGIRIISSVLGQSIALDHYIRQVDDMVEEFTEINRIMEKTGDFTMKRKKLFQLVGKANSNLADVIIRLGLFDRSEIAWKNANYAQILEYLREEYELNQRFGSLDFKLKFVEHNIHFLQEVLQNRRSNFLEWGVIILLAIEIVISLYEIIKDSSMMS from the exons ATGGGGCGGCTGCGCGCGTGCCGCcaccatctccgccgcctcctcgagACAAGGCCGCCACCAGCGAGCCCCACTCCGGCGCGCCTGCCGCACCTCCCCACCCGCGTGTCTCCTTTCTCCTCGGCCGTGGCGGTCGCCGCCACCGCGCCCCATGACGCCCGCGACTCTGGCCTCGGGAGCTCGGCCTACTGGGCCTGGATCCGGGCGGCGGCAGAGGCGGCCCCGGCCCCCACGCccccacaggaggaggaggaggaaggcctgTCGCGCTACATCCCCGTCAAGGCCTACTTCCTCTCAACCAG CATTGATTTGAAGAGCCTTCAGGCGGAGCACGGGAGCGACGTGGTGCCTCCATCCACCCGGTCACTAAACTACATCGCGCTCCGCTACTCTGAATTCCCTCCAGAGATCATG TCCATTGGAGTGAAGGACAACAGATTTTGCTATCGCTATGTGGTTGTATTCCAATATGGTTCTGCTGTGCTCTTCAATATTGCTGATCATGAAGCTGAGCACTATCTTGAAATGATCAGGAATCATGCTTCGGGATGGCTTCCGGAGATGAGGAAAGACG ATTATGCAGTAGTTGAGAAGCGATCCCTGACAACATGGATGAAAGGAGGTCTTGATTATATAGTTCTTAAATATTTAGACACTGATGGAATTCGGATCATTTCAAGTGTTCTTGGTCAAAGTATCGCTCTTGATCATTACATACGGCAG GTCGATGATATGGTTGAGGAATTTACTGAAATCAATCGTATCATGGAGAAGACTGGGGACTTCACAATGAAAAGAAAGAAGCTCTTTCAACTTGTGGGCAAGGCTAATTCTAATCTTGCAGATGTTATCATTAGACTCGGCCTTTTTGACAG GTCAGAAATTGCTTGGAAAAATGCAAATTATGCACAAATTCTGGAGTATCTTCGGGAAGAATATGAACTGAATCAACGTTTTGGAAGCCTAGACTTCAAACTGAAATTCGTGGAG CACAATATTCATTTTCTTCAAGAAGTGCTCCAAAATAGACGGTCGAATTTTCTGGAGTGGGGTGTCATAATTCTGCTGGCTATTGAGATTGTGATCTCACTATACGAAATTATCAAGGATTCCAGCATGATGTCTTGA